The proteins below come from a single Haemorhous mexicanus isolate bHaeMex1 chromosome 18, bHaeMex1.pri, whole genome shotgun sequence genomic window:
- the ZNF335 gene encoding zinc finger protein 335 isoform X6, translating into MEENAVESSSDASSQAAREEPTESGLGVGSSVAVSADSSDAAAGPGLLSRADDSCVGQSSDSSGVSLEEVSESSSSTDAIPRIYLPDSSSVAQSTLVSSVSTVSQSIMVSESPQVLVHSSVITDGAIVVSDSTASTSSDLGSAIDKIIESTIGPDIIQSCIAVTSAEDGRAETTQYLILQGPDDGAPMVSQMATSALANSLAIEAVGDGPTSTCLDQPGPSEPSRQFEVLELPAQPNQAQEADGGEELDQPDLETLEEMMEVVVVQQFKCKMCQYKSVSKKTLINHMKERHFQPVGSALALKKGRPRKVGAVPKTEDEEAAEEEDDDIMDAGAIDDPEEDSDYNPAEDEPRGRLPKYGCTVATSSEERPRRRPGRPRKLLRLENMSQDMPEGGEVEPLVTSQSTPSRELQNSEAASSSGLENGTGESLAEPGISQSDSENKDPSSNTTAEDADVIPRRRGRPSRRFLGKKYRKYMGRRYYYKSPKPLMRPYLCRICGSRFLTHDDLRFHVNSHEANDPQLFKCLQCSYRSRRWSSLKEHMFNHVGSKPYKCEECNYTSVYKKDVIRHSTVHSRDRKKRADPPPKLNSFPCPVCNRVYPMQKRLTQHMKTHSTEKPHMCDKCGKSFKKRYTFKMHLLTHIQAIANRRFKCEFCDYVCEDKKVLLNHQLSHMNDKPYKCSVCKYSTFREDFLVSHMAVKHTGGKPFACEFCHFTTKHKKNLRLHVQCRHADSFEEWAQRHPEEPPCRRRPFFTLQQIEELKQQHSQVQAPAEPEASPPAPLGPITCHTVQAVAGAEPSVLSQGSLEGATIIYEQDVAGSAELATQTALDLLLNMSTQRELATSSLQVAVVKPDDPGETPGPCELQAQEEEEAKVDSKEQQQKLVMLHMAEPGQTLVQEAYGEASLSGSELQQITIPFSGAAEYSIIAPISEEIQAPATLYSEEESPMETSHTVVVSGAVMTEEALKDHSNHYIMSSGVSGSQFQTMEPLSGDAAFSSPAEAQEAEPAGIKWPVVQCVTSLVQNDSSLSPASEGQEVSSPKIKWPALQGMAKKLTCKVSTAKKLSCKISTAKKFSCKICTAMFTGRAEMESHKRAHIGPSTFKCPDCPFTATLWPEVRSHMIQHANLRPHKCPHCSFASKNKKDLRRHMLTHTNEKPFACQVCGQRFNRNGHLKFHTQRLHSSEGKRPGPAAAQQTIILNSNEDTLATLHTALQAGQAVLAPERLQQALGQEHILVAQEQSVTSQEEAAYIQEITTADGQTVQHLVTADNQVQYIIAQEGVPHLLPQEYVVVPEGHHIQVQDGQITHIQYEQGGQFLPESQIQYMPVSPEQQLVTQAQLEAAAHSAVSAVADAAMAQAQGVFTAEAAAEQIQQLQPGIHYDVITLSD; encoded by the exons ATGGAGGAAAATGCGGTGGAGAGCAGCAGCGACGCGAGCTCGCAGGCGGCGCGGGAAGAGCCCACCGAGAGCGGGCTGGGCGTCGGGAGCTCGGTGGCCGTGTCGGCGGACAGCAGCGATGCGGCTGCGGGGCCCGGGCTGCTCTCCCGGGCTGATGACTCCTGCGTGGGGCAGAGCTCCGACAGCAGCGGGGTCTCCTTG GAAGAGGTCTCAGAGAGCAGTTCCAGCACAGATGCCATTCCAAGGATTTACCTGCCAGACTCATCCTCTGTTGCCCAATCCACCTTGGTCTCCAGTGTCTCCACTGTGAGCCAGTCCATCATGGTGTCAGAGTCCCCACAGGTCCTGGTCCACTCCAGTGTCATCACCGATGGAGCCATAGTTGTGTCAGACTCCACTGCATCCACTTCCTCCGACCTGGGTTCTGCCATTGACAAAATCATCGAGTCCACAATTGGGCCTGACATCATCCAGA gctgcatcGCCGTGACCAGCGCAGAGGATGGAAGGGCAGAGACCACGCAGTACCTCATTCTGCAAGGCCCTGATGATG GTGCCCCTATGGTGTCCCAGATGGCCACTTCTGCTCTAGCCAATAGCTTGGCAATAGAGGCTGTTGGTGATGGACCTACCTCCACGTGCCTTGACCAGCCTGGCCCTTCAGAGCCTTCCAGGCAATTTGAAGTGttggagctgcctgcacagccaaACCAAGCCCAAGAGGCAGAtggtggggaggagctggaccAGCCAGACTTGGAGACCCTGGAAGAGATGATGGAAGTTGTGGTGGTGCAGCAGTTCAAGTGCAAGATGTGTCAGTACAAGAGCGTCTCCAAGAAAACACTGATTAACCACATGAAAGAGCGTCACTTCCAGCCAG TGGGTTCGGCTCTGGCTCTGAAGAAAGGACGACCACGAAAGGTGGGGGCTGTTCCAAAGACTGAAGATGAGGAGGCCgcagaagaagaagatgatgatATTATGGATGCTGGTGCTATTGATGATCCTGAAG AGGACAGTGACTACAACCCAGCTGAGGATGAGCCCCGGGGGCGACTGCCCAAGTATGGCTGCACCGTTGCCACCTCCAGTGAGGAGAGACCACGTCGACGCCCGGGGAGACCCCGCAAGCTGCTTCGTCTGGAGAATATGTCTCAGGACATGCCTGAag gaggggaggtgGAGCCCTTGGTGACATCCCAGAGCACACCAAGCCGGGAGCTGCAGAACTCGGAAGCAGCCAGTTCCTCCGGCCTGGAGAATGGGACCGGTGAGAGCCTGGCAGAGCCCGGTATCAGCCAGTCTGACTCTGAGAACAAGGACCCTTCCTCCAACACCACTGCTGAGGATGCAGATGTCATCCCCCGGCGGCGTGGGCGGCCCTCCCGCCGCTTCCTGGGCAAGAAATACCGCAAGTACATGGGGCGCAG gtACTACTACAAGTCCCCCAAGCCCCTGATGCGGCCCTACCTGTGTCGGATCTGTGGCTCACGGTTCCTCACACACGATGATCTGCGCTTCCACGTCAACTCACACGAGGCCAATGACCCGCAGCTCTTCAAGTGTCTTCAGTGCAGCTACCGCTCCCGGCGCTGGTCCTCCCTCAAG GAGCACATGTTCAACCATGTGGGCAGCAAGCCCTACAAGTGCGAGGAGTGCAATTACACCAGCGTGTACAAGAAAGATGTCATTCGGCACTCTACagtgcacagcagggacag GAAGAAGAGAGCTGATCCG CCACCAAAGCTGAACTCCTTCCCATGCCCTGTCTGCAACCGTGTCTACCCCATGCAGAAGAGGCTTACGCAGCACATGAAGACACACAGTACAGAGAAACCACACATGTGTGACAAG TGCGGGAAGTCCTTTAAGAAGCGTTACACCTTCAAGATGCACCTGCTGACGCACATCCAAGCCATTGCCAACCGCAG GTTCAAGTGTGAGTTCTGTGACTATGTCTGTGAGGACAAGAAGGTCCTGCTGAACCACCAGCTGTCGCACATGAATGACAAGCCCTACAAGTGCAGTGTCTGCAAGTATTCCACCTTCCGGGAAGACTTCCTGGTCTCACACATGGCAGTCAAGCACACAG GAGGGAAGCCGTTTGCTTGCGAGTTCTGCCACTTCACCACCAAGCACAAGAAGAACCTGCGCCTGCACGTGCAGTGCCGCCACGCCGACTCCTTCGAGGAGTGGGCACAGAGGCACCCCGAGGAGCCGccctgccgccgccgccccttCTTCACCCTGCAACAAATCGaggagctgaagcagcagcacagccaggtgcaGGCACCAGCTGAGCCAGAGGCCAGCCCACCG GCACCTCTCGGCCCCATCACTTGCCACACGGTCCAGGCTGTTGCAGGTGCAGAGCCCTCTGTTCTCTCGCAAGGTTCCCTGGAAGGGGCCACCATCATCTATGAACAAG ATGTGGCTGGATCAGCAGAGCTGGCCACGCAGACGGCCCTGGATCTCCTGCTGAACATGAGCACCCAGAGGGAGCTGGCCACCAGCTCACTGCAG GTGGCAGTGGTGAAACCAGATGACCCAGGAGAAACACCAGGCCCCTgtgagctgcaggcacaggaggaggaggaggcaaaggTGGACTctaaggagcagcagcaaaagtTGGTGATGCTGCAcatggcagagcctgggcagaCACTTGTGCAGGAGGCTTATGGGGAAGCGAGCCTGAGTGGCTCGGAGCTGCAGCAGATCACCATCCCCTTCAGTGGAGCAGCAGAGTACAGCATCATTGCACCCATCAGCGAGGAGATCCAGGCTCCTGCCACACTGTACAG TGAGGAGGAGAGTCCTATGGAGACCTCCCACACAGTTGTGGTGAGCGGAGCTGTGATGACAGAGGAGGCACTGAAGGACCATAGCAATCACTACATCATGTCATCCGGTGTCTCAGGGAGCCAGTTCCAGACCATGGAG CCCCTCAGCGGGGATGCTGCCTTTTCCTCACCTGCGGAGGCCCAAGAGGCAGAGCCCGCCGGCATCAAGTGGCCCGTGGTGCAGTGTGTCACCAGTCTGGTCCAGAACGACTCGTCTTTGTCCCCAGCATCCGAGGGGCAGGAAGTGTCATCCCCAAAGATCAAGTGGCCTGCACTCCAAGGCATGGCCAAGAAGCTCACATGCAAGGTTTCCACAGCCAAGAAGCTCTCATGCAAGATTTCCACGGCCAAAAAGTTTTCATGCAAGATTTGCACAGCCATGTTCACAGGGAGAGCCGAGATGGAGAGTCACAAGAGAGCCCACATTGGGCCCAGCACTTTCAAGTGTCCCGACTGTCCCTTCACTGCCACACTCTGGCCAGAGGTCCGG AGCCACATGATTCAACATGCCAACCTTCGGCCACACAAGTGCCCCCACTGCAGCTTTGCCTCCAAGAACAAGAAGGACCTGCGCAGGCACATGCTGACCCACACCAATGAAAAGCCCTTTGCCTGTCAGGTCTGTGGGCAGAG GTTTAACCGTAATGGGCACCTCAAGTTCCACACGCAGCGTTTGCACAGCTCAGAGGGCAAAAGACCTgggccagctgctgcccagcagacCATCATCCTGAACAGCAACGAGGACACCCTGGCCACCCTACACA cagctctgcaggccggccaggctgtgctggctcccgAGCggctgcagcaggctctggggcaggagcacaTCCTTGTTGCACAGGAGCAGAGCGTCACCAGCCAG gaggaggcagcctACATCCAGGAGATCACAACTGCTGACGGACAGACAGTACAGCACTTAGTGACTGCTGACAACCAG GTTCAGTACATTATTGCCCAGGAAGGTGTCCCGCACTTGCTTCCCCAAGAGTATGTTGTTGTCCCAGAGGGACATCACATCCAG GTACAGGATGGTCAGATCACCCACATCCAGTATGAGCAGGGTGGCCAGTTTCTCCCGGAGTCACAG ATCCAGTACATGCCCGTGTCACCGGAGCAGCAGCTCGtcacccaggcacagctggaagcagcagcacactcGGCTGTCTCAG cagtggcagatGCGGCCATGGCCCAGGCCCAGGGCGTCTTCACCGCCGAGGCGGCAGCCGAGCagatccagcagctgcagccggGCATCCACTACGATGTCATCACGCTGTCGGACTAG
- the ZNF335 gene encoding zinc finger protein 335 isoform X2, translated as MEENAVESSSDASSQAAREEPTESGLGVGSSVAVSADSSDAAAGPGLLSRADDSCVGQSSDSSGVSLEEVSESSSSTDAIPRIYLPDSSSVAQSTLVSSVSTVSQSIMVSESPQVLVHSSVITDGAIVVSDSTASTSSDLGSAIDKIIESTIGPDIIQSCIAVTSAEDGRAETTQYLILQGPDDGAPMVSQMATSALANSLAIEAVGDGPTSTCLDQPGPSEPSRQFEVLELPAQPNQAQEADGGEELDQPDLETLEEMMEVVVVQQFKCKMCQYKSVSKKTLINHMKERHFQPVGSALALKKGRPRKVGAVPKTEDEEAAEEEDDDIMDAGAIDDPEEDSDYNPAEDEPRGRLPKYGCTVATSSEERPRRRPGRPRKLLRLENMSQDMPEGGEVEPLVTSQSTPSRELQNSEAASSSGLENGTGESLAEPGISQSDSENKDPSSNTTAEDADVIPRRRGRPSRRFLGKKYRKYMGRRYYYKSPKPLMRPYLCRICGSRFLTHDDLRFHVNSHEANDPQLFKCLQCSYRSRRWSSLKEHMFNHVGSKPYKCEECNYTSVYKKDVIRHSTVHSRDRKKRADPPPKLNSFPCPVCNRVYPMQKRLTQHMKTHSTEKPHMCDKCGKSFKKRYTFKMHLLTHIQAIANRRFKCEFCDYVCEDKKVLLNHQLSHMNDKPYKCSVCKYSTFREDFLVSHMAVKHTGGKPFACEFCHFTTKHKKNLRLHVQCRHADSFEEWAQRHPEEPPCRRRPFFTLQQIEELKQQHSQVQAPAEPEASPPAPLGPITCHTVQAVAGAEPSVLSQGSLEGATIIYEQDVAGSAELATQTALDLLLNMSTQRELATSSLQVAVVKPDDPGETPGPCELQAQEEEEAKVDSKEQQQKLVMLHMAEPGQTLVQEAYGEASLSGSELQQITIPFSGAAEYSIIAPISEEIQAPATLYSEEESPMETSHTVVVSGAVMTEEALKDHSNHYIMSSGVSGSQFQTMEPLSGDAAFSSPAEAQEAEPAGIKWPVVQCVTSLVQNDSSLSPASEGQEVSSPKIKWPALQGMAKKLTCKVSTAKKLSCKISTAKKFSCKICTAMFTGRAEMESHKRAHIGPSTFKCPDCPFTATLWPEVRSHMIQHANLRPHKCPHCSFASKNKKDLRRHMLTHTNEKPFACQVCGQRFNRNGHLKFHTQRLHSSEGKRPGPAAAQQTIILNSNEDTLATLHTALQAGQAVLAPERLQQALGQEHILVAQEQSVTSQEEAAYIQEITTADGQTVQHLVTADNQVQYIIAQEGVPHLLPQEYVVVPEGHHIQVQDGQITHIQYEQGGQFLPESQIQYMPVSPEQQLVTQAQLEAAAHSAVSVADAAMAQAQGVFTAEAAAEQIQQLQPGIHYDVITLSD; from the exons ATGGAGGAAAATGCGGTGGAGAGCAGCAGCGACGCGAGCTCGCAGGCGGCGCGGGAAGAGCCCACCGAGAGCGGGCTGGGCGTCGGGAGCTCGGTGGCCGTGTCGGCGGACAGCAGCGATGCGGCTGCGGGGCCCGGGCTGCTCTCCCGGGCTGATGACTCCTGCGTGGGGCAGAGCTCCGACAGCAGCGGGGTCTCCTTG GAAGAGGTCTCAGAGAGCAGTTCCAGCACAGATGCCATTCCAAGGATTTACCTGCCAGACTCATCCTCTGTTGCCCAATCCACCTTGGTCTCCAGTGTCTCCACTGTGAGCCAGTCCATCATGGTGTCAGAGTCCCCACAGGTCCTGGTCCACTCCAGTGTCATCACCGATGGAGCCATAGTTGTGTCAGACTCCACTGCATCCACTTCCTCCGACCTGGGTTCTGCCATTGACAAAATCATCGAGTCCACAATTGGGCCTGACATCATCCAGA gctgcatcGCCGTGACCAGCGCAGAGGATGGAAGGGCAGAGACCACGCAGTACCTCATTCTGCAAGGCCCTGATGATG GTGCCCCTATGGTGTCCCAGATGGCCACTTCTGCTCTAGCCAATAGCTTGGCAATAGAGGCTGTTGGTGATGGACCTACCTCCACGTGCCTTGACCAGCCTGGCCCTTCAGAGCCTTCCAGGCAATTTGAAGTGttggagctgcctgcacagccaaACCAAGCCCAAGAGGCAGAtggtggggaggagctggaccAGCCAGACTTGGAGACCCTGGAAGAGATGATGGAAGTTGTGGTGGTGCAGCAGTTCAAGTGCAAGATGTGTCAGTACAAGAGCGTCTCCAAGAAAACACTGATTAACCACATGAAAGAGCGTCACTTCCAGCCAG TGGGTTCGGCTCTGGCTCTGAAGAAAGGACGACCACGAAAGGTGGGGGCTGTTCCAAAGACTGAAGATGAGGAGGCCgcagaagaagaagatgatgatATTATGGATGCTGGTGCTATTGATGATCCTGAAG AGGACAGTGACTACAACCCAGCTGAGGATGAGCCCCGGGGGCGACTGCCCAAGTATGGCTGCACCGTTGCCACCTCCAGTGAGGAGAGACCACGTCGACGCCCGGGGAGACCCCGCAAGCTGCTTCGTCTGGAGAATATGTCTCAGGACATGCCTGAag gaggggaggtgGAGCCCTTGGTGACATCCCAGAGCACACCAAGCCGGGAGCTGCAGAACTCGGAAGCAGCCAGTTCCTCCGGCCTGGAGAATGGGACCGGTGAGAGCCTGGCAGAGCCCGGTATCAGCCAGTCTGACTCTGAGAACAAGGACCCTTCCTCCAACACCACTGCTGAGGATGCAGATGTCATCCCCCGGCGGCGTGGGCGGCCCTCCCGCCGCTTCCTGGGCAAGAAATACCGCAAGTACATGGGGCGCAG gtACTACTACAAGTCCCCCAAGCCCCTGATGCGGCCCTACCTGTGTCGGATCTGTGGCTCACGGTTCCTCACACACGATGATCTGCGCTTCCACGTCAACTCACACGAGGCCAATGACCCGCAGCTCTTCAAGTGTCTTCAGTGCAGCTACCGCTCCCGGCGCTGGTCCTCCCTCAAG GAGCACATGTTCAACCATGTGGGCAGCAAGCCCTACAAGTGCGAGGAGTGCAATTACACCAGCGTGTACAAGAAAGATGTCATTCGGCACTCTACagtgcacagcagggacag GAAGAAGAGAGCTGATCCG CCACCAAAGCTGAACTCCTTCCCATGCCCTGTCTGCAACCGTGTCTACCCCATGCAGAAGAGGCTTACGCAGCACATGAAGACACACAGTACAGAGAAACCACACATGTGTGACAAG TGCGGGAAGTCCTTTAAGAAGCGTTACACCTTCAAGATGCACCTGCTGACGCACATCCAAGCCATTGCCAACCGCAG GTTCAAGTGTGAGTTCTGTGACTATGTCTGTGAGGACAAGAAGGTCCTGCTGAACCACCAGCTGTCGCACATGAATGACAAGCCCTACAAGTGCAGTGTCTGCAAGTATTCCACCTTCCGGGAAGACTTCCTGGTCTCACACATGGCAGTCAAGCACACAG GAGGGAAGCCGTTTGCTTGCGAGTTCTGCCACTTCACCACCAAGCACAAGAAGAACCTGCGCCTGCACGTGCAGTGCCGCCACGCCGACTCCTTCGAGGAGTGGGCACAGAGGCACCCCGAGGAGCCGccctgccgccgccgccccttCTTCACCCTGCAACAAATCGaggagctgaagcagcagcacagccaggtgcaGGCACCAGCTGAGCCAGAGGCCAGCCCACCG GCACCTCTCGGCCCCATCACTTGCCACACGGTCCAGGCTGTTGCAGGTGCAGAGCCCTCTGTTCTCTCGCAAGGTTCCCTGGAAGGGGCCACCATCATCTATGAACAAG ATGTGGCTGGATCAGCAGAGCTGGCCACGCAGACGGCCCTGGATCTCCTGCTGAACATGAGCACCCAGAGGGAGCTGGCCACCAGCTCACTGCAG GTGGCAGTGGTGAAACCAGATGACCCAGGAGAAACACCAGGCCCCTgtgagctgcaggcacaggaggaggaggaggcaaaggTGGACTctaaggagcagcagcaaaagtTGGTGATGCTGCAcatggcagagcctgggcagaCACTTGTGCAGGAGGCTTATGGGGAAGCGAGCCTGAGTGGCTCGGAGCTGCAGCAGATCACCATCCCCTTCAGTGGAGCAGCAGAGTACAGCATCATTGCACCCATCAGCGAGGAGATCCAGGCTCCTGCCACACTGTACAG TGAGGAGGAGAGTCCTATGGAGACCTCCCACACAGTTGTGGTGAGCGGAGCTGTGATGACAGAGGAGGCACTGAAGGACCATAGCAATCACTACATCATGTCATCCGGTGTCTCAGGGAGCCAGTTCCAGACCATGGAG CCCCTCAGCGGGGATGCTGCCTTTTCCTCACCTGCGGAGGCCCAAGAGGCAGAGCCCGCCGGCATCAAGTGGCCCGTGGTGCAGTGTGTCACCAGTCTGGTCCAGAACGACTCGTCTTTGTCCCCAGCATCCGAGGGGCAGGAAGTGTCATCCCCAAAGATCAAGTGGCCTGCACTCCAAGGCATGGCCAAGAAGCTCACATGCAAGGTTTCCACAGCCAAGAAGCTCTCATGCAAGATTTCCACGGCCAAAAAGTTTTCATGCAAGATTTGCACAGCCATGTTCACAGGGAGAGCCGAGATGGAGAGTCACAAGAGAGCCCACATTGGGCCCAGCACTTTCAAGTGTCCCGACTGTCCCTTCACTGCCACACTCTGGCCAGAGGTCCGG AGCCACATGATTCAACATGCCAACCTTCGGCCACACAAGTGCCCCCACTGCAGCTTTGCCTCCAAGAACAAGAAGGACCTGCGCAGGCACATGCTGACCCACACCAATGAAAAGCCCTTTGCCTGTCAGGTCTGTGGGCAGAG GTTTAACCGTAATGGGCACCTCAAGTTCCACACGCAGCGTTTGCACAGCTCAGAGGGCAAAAGACCTgggccagctgctgcccagcagacCATCATCCTGAACAGCAACGAGGACACCCTGGCCACCCTACACA cagctctgcaggccggccaggctgtgctggctcccgAGCggctgcagcaggctctggggcaggagcacaTCCTTGTTGCACAGGAGCAGAGCGTCACCAGCCAG gaggaggcagcctACATCCAGGAGATCACAACTGCTGACGGACAGACAGTACAGCACTTAGTGACTGCTGACAACCAG GTTCAGTACATTATTGCCCAGGAAGGTGTCCCGCACTTGCTTCCCCAAGAGTATGTTGTTGTCCCAGAGGGACATCACATCCAG GTACAGGATGGTCAGATCACCCACATCCAGTATGAGCAGGGTGGCCAGTTTCTCCCGGAGTCACAG ATCCAGTACATGCCCGTGTCACCGGAGCAGCAGCTCGtcacccaggcacagctggaagcagcagcacactcGGCTGTCTCAG tggcagatGCGGCCATGGCCCAGGCCCAGGGCGTCTTCACCGCCGAGGCGGCAGCCGAGCagatccagcagctgcagccggGCATCCACTACGATGTCATCACGCTGTCGGACTAG